From a region of the Haematobia irritans isolate KBUSLIRL chromosome 4, ASM5000362v1, whole genome shotgun sequence genome:
- the NaPi-III gene encoding na[+]-dependent inorganic phosphate cotransporter type III, translating into MEPFTPEVLWIVIVGFIIAFVLAFGIGANDVANSFGTSVGSGVLTIRQACVLATVCEISGAVLIGYKVSDTMRKGILEVELYQGYEDELMLGCLAALASSAMWLLVATFLKLPISGTHSIVGSTIGFSLVARGTQGLKWSTMGTIVGSWFISPVLSGLVSIMLFLAIRKFILRSPEPLKAGFRSLPIFYGVTFFINVISVMLDGPKLLYMDNIPTWLAVTVSIALGILVAILTQLVLVPVQKRKIAKQLRAKNPVKFQFEDSLESSPSGSPKKNRRPLSLVSDGKQLPAIAEITELVSLTDNSPKTFKLAPFNLNGGKANGTTPDGYKINPEIIKKAEDLLGKASLDNTDLTVTSLNFIDEYANGNGNGHNGVLNGLQKSNAKPNLNTLEECFNPPEKDANIHTTAQMNELPIITANVAATANNNNPIKETTACSLESKDECDKVGETPKNLKVVESGTSLELMISSTLSPNSSKVPLIESKETINEFKNPPTDHNDEETEEISMLFSFLQILTATFGSFAHGGNDVSNAIGPLIALYMIYREGSVMQKAESPIYILIYGGIGISIGLWLWGRRVIETIGNDLTKITSSTGFTIEIGAAITVLLASKVGIPISTTHCKVGSVVFVGHIASKGKSNTTNKKEPSKDVEQQDGIQNSVENGTQEIYKTTVQSKESKNGSGGGGGGGGDGSVDWHLFRNIAYAWIVTVPVTALLSAAIMYVLCLASGV; encoded by the exons ATGGAGCCCTTTACACCGGAAGTCCTTTGGATTGTTATTGTCGGTTTTATTATAGCCTTTGTTTTGGCTTTTGGCATTGGTGCTAATGATGTGGCCAACTCGTTTGGTACCAGTGTTGGATCTGGCGTTTTGACTATACGACAAGCTTGTGTTTTAGCTACGGTTTGTGAAATCTCGGGAGCTGTTTTGATTG gctACAAGGTCTCGGATACCATGCGTAAAGGCATTCTTGAAGTTGAACTCTATCAAGGCTACGAAGATGAACTCATGCTGGGTTGTTTGGCAGCATTGGCCAGCAGTGCGATGTGGCTTTTGGTGGCAACATTTCTAAAGCTACCTATCTCGGGCACCCATAGTATAGTGGGCTCAACTATTGGCTTCTCATTAGTGGCCAGGGGTACCCAGGGTTTGAAATGGTCAACCATGGGTACTATAGTTGGTTCGTGGTTTATATCGCCGGTCTTAAGTGGTTTGGTAAGCATTATGCTATTTCTGGCCATCAGAAAGTTTATTTTGAGATCACCTGAACCGCTTAAAGCCGGATTTCGTTCTTTGCCCATTTTCTATGGggtcacatttttcataaatgTGATCAGTGTTATGTTAGACGGACCTAAAT TACTTTATATGGATAATATACCCACCTGGTTGGCTGTGACTGTTAGTATAGCATTGGGTATATTGGTGGCCATTTTGACTCAATTAGTTTTGGTGCCTGTACAAAAACGTAAAATCGCTAAACAATTAAGAGCCAAGAATCCGGTCAAGTTTCAATTTGAAGATTCTTTGG AATCATCACCGTCCGGTAGTCCTAAGAAAAATCGTCGCCCCCTGAGTTTGGTGAGCGATGGTAAACAACTGCCTGCAATTGCCGAAATTACCGAGCTGGTCTCGTTGACAGACAATTCGccaaaaacttttaaattaGCTCCCTTTAATTTGAATGGTGGCAAAGCCAATGGCACTACACCTGATGGCTACAAAATCAATCCTGAAATTATTAAAAAGGCCGAAGATCTTTTGGGTAAAGCCAGTTTGGACAATACCGATCTAACTGTTACCAGTTTGAATTTTATCGACGAATATGCTAACGGCAATGGCAATGGCCATAATGGCGTTTTGAATGGTCTACAAAAATCGAATGCTAAACCCAATCTCAATACCTTGGAAGAATGTTTTAATCCACCTGAAAAAGATGCGAATATTCACACCACAGCCCAAATGAATGAGCTTCCAATAATTACCGCCAATGTCGCAGCTActgcaaataataataatcccATAAAAGAAACTACTGCCTGTTCCTTGGAATCGAAAGATGAATGTGATAAAGTTGGTGAAACGCCAAAGAATCTAAAGGTGGTGGAAAGTGGCACCAGTCTAGAATTAATGATATCCTCTACTCTCTCGCCTAATTCGAGTAAAGTTCCTTTGATTGAGAGTAAAGAGACgataaatgaattcaaaaacCCTCCAACGGATCACAACGATGAGGAAACCGAAGAAATTTCTatgttgttttcatttttacaaatcCTAACAGCTACATTTGGTAGTTTTGCCCATGGCGGCAATGATGTCAG TAACGCCATCGGCCCTCTGATTGCATTGTATATGATTTATCGCGAAGGCTCTGTGATGCAAAAGGCTGAAAGTCCCATTTACATTTTAATATATGGTGGCATTGGAATCTCTATAGGCTTGTGGCTTTGGGGTCGACGTGTTATAGAAACCATTGGCAATGATCTAACCAAAATTACCTCATCGAC GGGTTTCACAATTGAAATTGGTGCTGCTATAACTGTTCTGCTGGCCAGCAAGGTTGGTATACCAATTTCCACCACACATTGCAAAGTTGGTTCTGTGGTATTTGTGGGTCACATAGCCTCCAAAGGAAAATCAAACACGACAAATAAAAAAGAACCTTCCAAAGATGTGGAACAGCAGGATGGAATACAAAATTCAGTGGAAAATGGTACTCAGGAAATTTACAAGACAACAGTGCAGTCAAAAGAATCAAAGAACGGAAGTGGaggcggtggtggtggtggcggtgATGGTAGTGTCGATTGGCATTTGTTTAGGAATATAGCATATGCTTGGATAGTTACGGTTCCCGTAACTGCATTATTGAGTGCTGCCATTATGTATGTTTTATGTTTGGCATCTGGTGTATAA